The Episyrphus balteatus chromosome 3, idEpiBalt1.1, whole genome shotgun sequence genome segment AAACGAGAGaggagaaaaatataaaaaatacaattttttcgcATTTATAAGGGGTATACATGAAACGGTGTAAAACATTCACTACGCACTACGTAGTAAAAACTTCCCAAAAGTACTTTATACTTTCTACTTAATAAACTGTTCCCACTAATACTACTAAAATAAAGAATCACTACCAACCCTGAACAAAAATCCACAACaaaatttcccattttttgttatcatttcAACTCTGTGACTGTGAAATGTCAAAACTAATttcccttttcaaaaaattgataccACCACAATCTGAAAATTTGTGTGTAGCTGAGTGAAAAGTgcgacaaaaaagaaaattcaattataaaattgaattatattttttttgtataataaacaaaaataagttcattatcattattatgaaataaataaaaaaaacaaaaatgaattcttCAACATCAACAATAACTTCATCCAAACAACAACTAAGTCCACTTGTTTATTGGGCCCAAACTGAAGACCaaattaccttaaaagttgaattaaaaGATTCAAAAGTAAATACAAATTGTTATTAAATactatcgtttttttttttttttttgtttaattaaaaaaagaaaaacaaatatttctatAATAAATCTTACAGCAACCAAATGTTAGATTCGATGAGAAATCTATTAAATTCAATACCTACGGGCTGGGTGCTCGTGGATTGAATGAATAccaatttactttaaatttgTTTGCGAAAATTGACGATGATGATTCGAATTTTAAAGTATTCGATTCGAAAATTGAATTTACAATTAGAAAGCAAGATCCGGCCTGGTGGCCGAGACTAATTGCTACCCCACAAAAACCACATTggttaaaaatcgattttgacCGATGGCGTACAGAAGACGATGTCATCGACGAGGACGAACCTCGCGATGTTATGGAAGATTACTCGTCGGCAAGTAGGAAATTACATTTGGAAGAACTTGGTTATATTAAGGGTTAGAAGggtttttctgtatttttcctttttttttctgatttaatTGAGTTTCTCTTCTTTCTTTGATTCTTCCCAGAAAGTGGCAAAAAAGTCTATATGGTCTTTTACAATCTTTGCCAATTTGTTGGGTATACTTATGTGCTGTTGGTGATGTCTGTACTCTACTATCGAGATGGACCGGATTCCATGTCGACGGTTTATGAGTTTGTGGGGAATCCGTTGAAGTTTTGTCAACTTTTGCAGTACTTGGAAGTTCTGCATCCGATATTTGGTTATACCAAAGGGGGACCATTGATACCGTTCTTCCAGGTGACTGGGAGGAATTTCGTACTCTTTCTGATGATTACTCTGGAGCCGAGAATGCAAACGAAACCGGTGgtcttttatgtattttgtatttggtCGTTGGTAGAAGTTGTAAGGTAATGACTCTTTTTCAAACTCTCATTTATTTTATCTTTCCATTTTAATCATCTTTTACCCTCTCTTCTCGTTTTTTTAAGGTATCCATATTATATAAGTCAAATGTTTGAa includes the following:
- the LOC129916836 gene encoding very-long-chain (3R)-3-hydroxyacyl-CoA dehydratase, producing the protein MNSSTSTITSSKQQLSPLVYWAQTEDQITLKVELKDSKQPNVRFDEKSIKFNTYGLGARGLNEYQFTLNLFAKIDDDDSNFKVFDSKIEFTIRKQDPAWWPRLIATPQKPHWLKIDFDRWRTEDDVIDEDEPRDVMEDYSSASRKLHLEELGYIKESGKKVYMVFYNLCQFVGYTYVLLVMSVLYYRDGPDSMSTVYEFVGNPLKFCQLLQYLEVLHPIFGYTKGGPLIPFFQVTGRNFVLFLMITLEPRMQTKPVVFYVFCIWSLVEVVRYPYYISQMFESNIGLLTWLRYTIWIPLYPMGILCEGIIILRNIPYFEETKRLSVEMPNKWNFAFDMPSFLKVYLIVLVLPGTYLLMTYMAKARAKKLGGGRSSGSSGGGGKKIHSN